A portion of the Sulfuricurvum kujiense DSM 16994 genome contains these proteins:
- a CDS encoding DUF5718 family protein, whose product MDSYKNFVGLGVAGNFALHLEQAGESADFKDVVSEDPNGPKGVFPFYIPGREGQLGVYPLSCDTIILPKEACNVQPEPEVALICELTYDAEGNVSAITPKFFGAYNDCSLRKEGAAKISHKKNWGEGTKGLSRTLIPIDSFEQGGIMDRYRIASFVRREGMMMRYGEDVELTGYSYFHGKLIEWLKNQLNTQEDFGPLEPIKNYLMEAGSPAQAIISIGATRYTHFGETNFLQDGDEVIVVVYDNDKYCMNPILSMANRGALEGEGISALIQKVVRG is encoded by the coding sequence CAAAGATGTCGTGAGCGAAGACCCGAACGGTCCCAAAGGGGTGTTCCCTTTTTATATTCCCGGACGTGAGGGGCAGCTCGGTGTCTATCCGCTCAGTTGCGATACGATCATACTTCCGAAAGAGGCATGCAATGTTCAGCCCGAACCCGAAGTGGCTCTTATCTGTGAGCTTACGTACGATGCGGAAGGCAACGTGAGTGCCATCACTCCGAAATTTTTCGGTGCCTATAACGATTGTTCCCTCCGCAAAGAGGGAGCGGCGAAAATAAGCCATAAGAAGAATTGGGGTGAAGGAACCAAAGGGCTCTCTCGTACATTGATTCCGATTGATTCGTTTGAACAAGGCGGGATTATGGATAGGTATCGAATCGCCTCGTTTGTTCGCCGTGAAGGGATGATGATGCGCTACGGCGAAGACGTGGAGCTTACAGGCTATAGCTATTTTCACGGAAAACTTATCGAGTGGCTTAAAAATCAACTCAACACACAAGAAGATTTTGGCCCCTTGGAACCTATCAAAAACTATCTGATGGAGGCGGGATCTCCTGCGCAGGCGATCATCAGTATCGGTGCGACCCGCTATACCCATTTCGGCGAGACCAATTTTCTCCAAGACGGAGATGAGGTCATTGTCGTAGTTTACGATAATGACAAGTATTGCATGAATCCGATCCTCTCGATGGCCAATCGGGGTGCTTTGGAAGGCGAGGGGATAAGCGCCCTTATCCAGAAGGTAGTACGTGGTTAA
- a CDS encoding DUF1653 domain-containing protein, translating into MVKSGLYRHYKGKYYEVIGVAKHSETEELLVVYRPLYGEQGLWVRPLEMFDEILPNGTKRFTYSGEVK; encoded by the coding sequence GTGGTTAAAAGCGGCCTTTACCGTCATTATAAAGGGAAGTATTATGAAGTAATAGGGGTGGCGAAACACTCCGAAACCGAGGAACTTCTCGTTGTCTATCGCCCCCTTTACGGAGAGCAGGGGCTTTGGGTACGCCCTCTTGAGATGTTTGACGAAATACTTCCCAACGGTACAAAGCGTTTTACCTACAGCGGAGAGGTAAAATGA
- a CDS encoding translation initiation factor translates to MSRGTKLSLDLGASWGEGWSMEEEKTSKVLALLDPSAHRLVFQKEKRRGKIVTLVGPFSLDEAEAQKTLSSLKKSLACGGAYKEGWMEFQGDISSKVREALEKLTFKFKK, encoded by the coding sequence ATGAGCCGCGGAACGAAACTCTCTCTCGATTTGGGAGCTTCGTGGGGCGAAGGGTGGAGTATGGAAGAGGAAAAAACCTCAAAAGTACTTGCCCTTCTTGATCCTTCCGCACACCGCCTCGTTTTTCAAAAAGAGAAACGTCGCGGGAAAATTGTCACACTGGTAGGCCCTTTCAGTCTGGACGAAGCAGAAGCGCAAAAAACGCTCTCATCCCTAAAAAAGTCGCTGGCCTGCGGCGGAGCATACAAAGAGGGGTGGATGGAATTTCAAGGGGATATTTCCTCAAAAGTGCGTGAAGCGCTCGAAAAACTCACCTTTAAATTCAAAAAATAA
- a CDS encoding GGDEF domain-containing protein encodes MKALKLKTKLLYLLLLVGFGLVVIGLIGYINIQNIKRNMDTLYFGSLIPLNELNTITATYHNDLGSSVYRWSHQLLSDEQAATNILQGLDRINHLWTSYLSHDKHPEEMAYINYTEAQIRSIENYFMQVHSTVSDPSRSHPISLMTMDENIQSIQKTIAQLITYEYENAKYEHAMLLAQYENALMQLILFLGVILALVMGLAWVIFSRIEIQQQQLIASSETLKHLNLKLEQASYTDSLTSLFNRRYFNIVYDREFKRALRSNKPFVFMMLDIDFFKQYNDTYGHIQGDVALQTVAKILKSTLQRPGDYPFRLGGEEFGIILCDIDCKNAHIMGEKVRAAIDSLKIEHKGSKILPTLSVSIGGICITPTLDMSDDALIHAADTNLYAAKERGRNQVVFGNKL; translated from the coding sequence GTGAAAGCACTCAAACTCAAAACAAAGCTACTTTATTTGTTATTGCTTGTAGGATTCGGCCTTGTAGTCATCGGGCTAATCGGTTATATCAATATTCAAAACATCAAACGAAATATGGATACTCTCTATTTCGGCTCTCTCATCCCGTTAAATGAACTTAATACCATTACGGCAACCTATCATAATGATCTCGGCTCATCCGTCTACCGATGGAGTCATCAGCTCCTGAGCGACGAACAGGCGGCAACCAACATTTTACAAGGGCTGGACCGAATCAATCATTTATGGACGTCTTATCTTTCCCATGACAAACATCCCGAAGAGATGGCTTATATCAATTATACAGAAGCACAGATTCGAAGCATCGAAAACTATTTCATGCAAGTGCATTCTACCGTTAGCGATCCAAGCCGTTCACACCCAATCTCTCTAATGACTATGGATGAAAATATCCAATCGATACAAAAAACTATAGCTCAACTTATTACCTATGAATATGAAAACGCTAAGTACGAGCATGCAATGCTATTAGCGCAATATGAAAATGCACTGATGCAGCTCATTCTCTTTTTAGGGGTAATTCTCGCGCTGGTTATGGGATTGGCATGGGTTATTTTTTCCCGTATTGAAATACAGCAGCAGCAACTGATTGCTTCCAGTGAAACCCTCAAACACCTTAATCTGAAACTTGAACAGGCATCCTATACCGATTCACTGACCTCATTGTTTAATCGCCGCTATTTTAATATTGTGTATGATAGGGAATTTAAACGGGCATTACGCTCCAATAAGCCTTTTGTTTTCATGATGCTCGATATCGATTTTTTCAAACAATATAACGATACCTACGGTCATATACAAGGGGATGTCGCCCTTCAGACGGTTGCTAAAATACTCAAAAGCACCTTACAGCGTCCGGGTGATTATCCGTTTCGTTTGGGAGGGGAAGAGTTCGGTATTATCTTGTGCGATATCGATTGCAAAAATGCCCATATCATGGGGGAAAAAGTGCGTGCAGCCATTGATAGCCTGAAAATCGAGCACAAGGGGTCCAAAATTTTACCTACCCTGAGCGTATCGATCGGCGGAATCTGCATTACCCCAACCCTCGATATGAGTGACGATGCCCTGATTCACGCAGCGGATACCAACCTCTATGCGGCAAAAGAGCGGGGACGAAATCAAGTGGTTTTTGGAAATAAGTTGTAA
- a CDS encoding rhodanese-like domain-containing protein: MRILLIALLLSATALMADYSHQPIDQKLIDSKIKIIDIRTPNEWKTTGVVKGSLPIMFFDENGNYDMNGFLAELNTKVKKNERFALICNSGNRSKVLGTYLGKQLGYNVIDLDGGIQYAIAKKMPLEPYQPKK, translated from the coding sequence ATGCGAATTTTGCTTATTGCCCTATTGTTATCCGCTACCGCTTTGATGGCCGATTATAGTCATCAGCCGATCGATCAAAAGCTGATCGATTCCAAAATCAAAATCATCGATATCCGCACTCCAAATGAATGGAAAACAACCGGAGTAGTAAAAGGCTCGCTTCCGATCATGTTTTTTGATGAAAACGGGAATTACGACATGAACGGTTTTTTAGCGGAACTGAACACAAAAGTCAAAAAAAATGAACGCTTCGCACTCATCTGTAACAGCGGCAACCGCAGCAAAGTACTCGGTACCTATCTGGGCAAACAGCTTGGCTATAACGTTATCGATTTAGACGGGGGAATCCAGTACGCCATCGCTAAAAAAATGCCTCTTGAGCCTTATCAACCGAAAAAGTAA
- a CDS encoding manganese efflux pump MntP family protein, translating into MNETLLILAVALAMDSVAVSIAIGSKYKRLLLSKVLFVAAVFGFFQGIMPLAGYFIGISFAQYVQDYDHWIAFALLTALGGKMLYEAYKNEFDEEVTDLSTKTLITLGIATSIDAMAIGVTFAFLQTDIYTAAGVIALVTFLLCIAAVYIGKKLGSLLESKAEMLGGLILIGLGFKILLEHLGVI; encoded by the coding sequence ATGAACGAAACTCTTCTTATCCTCGCCGTAGCATTGGCGATGGATTCCGTAGCCGTATCGATTGCCATCGGTTCAAAGTACAAAAGACTGCTCCTCTCTAAAGTGCTTTTCGTTGCCGCCGTTTTTGGATTTTTTCAGGGAATTATGCCTTTGGCAGGATATTTTATCGGAATCAGTTTTGCGCAATACGTCCAAGACTATGATCACTGGATCGCTTTTGCACTCCTCACGGCACTCGGGGGGAAAATGCTCTACGAAGCCTACAAAAACGAATTTGACGAAGAGGTCACCGATCTTTCAACCAAGACACTTATCACTCTAGGGATTGCTACAAGTATCGATGCCATGGCGATCGGTGTGACGTTTGCCTTTTTGCAAACCGATATTTATACCGCAGCGGGCGTCATCGCTTTGGTCACATTCCTATTGTGTATAGCGGCGGTGTATATCGGGAAAAAACTGGGATCGCTTCTGGAAAGCAAAGCGGAGATGCTCGGCGGGTTAATTTTAATCGGATTAGGCTTTAAAATCTTATTAGAGCATTTAGGAGTAATTTAA
- a CDS encoding SO_0444 family Cu/Zn efflux transporter: protein MNLIWEAFWDLSVAMGIYILFGLLAAGVLHQLIREEWIQKHLGSDTHGSVYKAALFGTPLPLCSCSVIPFAASLRRNGASKGATLSFLISTPITGIDSILATFGMFGWVFTFYRVFTSVILAITAGMLMNIFDPKEVAKKGVAFSATPPNAPSPIIQSAKEEKKPPFSVSGVFQYGLVTLLGSFSKPLLFGLLLGAFITAAIPSNLQELFNDNRILGYLLAVAIAAPMYVCATESLPIAASLIIAGVSPGAAFIFLSAGPATNTVTMGAVKSMLGTRALVIYLSVIAIGSITFGALVDIVFDTLSINMGINLHEHRGIVEEAAAVLMLGLIGWHLIRGLFQQKEKGCNGGSCCS, encoded by the coding sequence GTGAATTTGATTTGGGAAGCATTTTGGGACTTAAGTGTTGCTATGGGCATTTATATCCTTTTTGGTTTATTGGCCGCAGGGGTACTGCATCAGCTGATCCGTGAAGAGTGGATCCAAAAACATTTGGGTTCCGACACGCACGGATCGGTCTATAAAGCAGCTCTGTTCGGAACACCTCTCCCCTTGTGCTCCTGCAGTGTCATCCCTTTTGCGGCATCACTGCGACGTAACGGCGCTTCCAAAGGCGCTACGCTGTCTTTTTTGATCTCGACTCCAATCACGGGAATCGATTCGATACTTGCAACCTTCGGGATGTTCGGATGGGTATTTACTTTTTACCGTGTTTTCACCTCGGTTATCCTAGCGATTACTGCCGGAATGCTGATGAATATCTTTGACCCCAAAGAAGTTGCCAAAAAAGGGGTTGCTTTTTCGGCAACCCCTCCGAATGCTCCTTCTCCCATTATCCAATCGGCTAAAGAAGAAAAGAAACCGCCGTTTTCGGTCTCGGGCGTTTTTCAGTACGGTCTGGTAACACTTCTGGGAAGCTTTAGCAAGCCCCTCTTATTTGGGCTATTGCTCGGTGCCTTTATCACAGCGGCAATCCCCTCCAATCTTCAGGAACTCTTTAATGACAACCGTATTTTAGGCTACCTGCTGGCCGTTGCGATCGCCGCACCCATGTATGTATGCGCTACCGAATCACTTCCGATAGCCGCTTCACTCATCATAGCCGGAGTTTCTCCGGGAGCCGCATTTATCTTCCTCAGTGCAGGACCGGCAACCAACACCGTAACGATGGGGGCAGTTAAATCGATGCTCGGAACGCGTGCATTGGTGATTTATCTCTCCGTCATTGCCATCGGAAGTATTACATTCGGTGCATTAGTCGATATTGTATTTGACACCCTCTCAATTAACATGGGTATAAACCTGCATGAACACCGCGGAATAGTCGAAGAAGCTGCTGCAGTGCTCATGCTTGGGCTTATCGGATGGCACCTCATCCGTGGATTATTTCAACAAAAAGAAAAGGGGTGTAACGGCGGTTCATGCTGCTCCTAA
- the dmeF gene encoding CDF family Co(II)/Ni(II) efflux transporter DmeF has protein sequence MSTSAEKWYHSHIFDEGNPLAERNTRIAVALTAFMMVAEIIGGWAYNSMALLADGWHMGTHALALGLSVMAYGAARRYENDKRFAFGTWKIEVLGGYTSAIFLVGVAALMFYESAQRLISPTPIHYGEAIQIAVIGLVVNLICAWLLKDGHHHDHDHHHGHDHSHDHHHDLNLRSAYMHVIADAATSVLAIIALFCGMLWGAAWLDPIMGIVGAGLVAVWAYGLLRDSGRILLDAEMDAPVVDEIYDVIEASPIKATITDLHVWRVGKGKYSCILSLHTTEEVSPDFFKQQLSIHEELVHITVEVNQA, from the coding sequence ATGAGCACTTCTGCCGAAAAATGGTATCACTCTCACATCTTTGACGAAGGCAATCCCCTTGCTGAGCGAAACACCCGTATAGCCGTCGCGCTAACCGCTTTTATGATGGTAGCCGAGATCATCGGCGGATGGGCTTATAACTCTATGGCCCTTCTGGCTGACGGCTGGCACATGGGAACCCATGCATTGGCACTCGGATTATCGGTGATGGCCTACGGTGCCGCACGTCGATATGAAAATGACAAGCGTTTTGCATTCGGTACATGGAAAATAGAAGTTCTGGGAGGTTATACCAGTGCCATTTTCCTTGTCGGCGTGGCTGCACTTATGTTCTATGAATCAGCGCAGAGGCTTATTTCACCGACGCCGATCCATTACGGCGAAGCGATCCAAATCGCCGTCATCGGTTTGGTAGTCAATCTGATATGCGCATGGCTTCTTAAAGACGGGCACCATCATGATCATGATCACCACCACGGCCACGATCATAGTCATGATCATCATCACGATTTGAATCTCCGCTCAGCCTATATGCACGTTATTGCAGACGCCGCTACTTCGGTTCTTGCCATTATCGCACTCTTCTGCGGGATGTTATGGGGTGCTGCCTGGCTCGATCCGATCATGGGGATCGTGGGAGCCGGTTTGGTTGCGGTTTGGGCATACGGGCTGCTGCGCGACTCGGGACGCATTTTGCTCGATGCCGAAATGGATGCGCCCGTGGTGGATGAAATCTATGACGTCATTGAAGCAAGCCCTATCAAAGCAACCATTACCGATTTGCATGTATGGCGTGTCGGAAAAGGGAAATACTCCTGTATCCTCTCATTGCATACGACCGAAGAGGTTTCCCCCGATTTTTTCAAACAACAGCTGAGCATTCATGAGGAGCTGGTTCACATTACGGTGGAAGTGAACCAAGCATAA
- a CDS encoding metal/formaldehyde-sensitive transcriptional repressor has protein sequence MAHTIHSKKQLLTRVRRIKGQAEALERALDDEKECSAVLQQIAAIRGAINGLMSEVMEGYIREHLSPDVPEQQRNEDLEKLVSVIRSYLK, from the coding sequence ATGGCGCATACGATCCATTCTAAGAAACAGTTATTGACACGGGTCCGGCGGATAAAAGGGCAGGCAGAAGCATTGGAGAGGGCATTGGACGATGAAAAAGAGTGCTCGGCGGTGCTTCAGCAGATTGCCGCGATTCGAGGGGCAATCAACGGTTTGATGAGTGAGGTTATGGAAGGATATATACGCGAGCATCTCAGCCCGGATGTTCCGGAACAGCAGCGCAATGAAGACTTGGAAAAGCTGGTGAGCGTGATTCGCTCGTATTTAAAATAA